In one window of Drosophila innubila isolate TH190305 chromosome 2L unlocalized genomic scaffold, UK_Dinn_1.0 4_B_2L, whole genome shotgun sequence DNA:
- the LOC117782357 gene encoding putative gustatory receptor 39b has translation MLDALHCYLKYFAVLGLVPWSEKRPQQRLQKIYTTAIMSINIGIAFYKVVYSPIKGDLPVSMLVSSIVYISQILTMSVIELQVMCQYERYYEFCLQLKTLNRLFQSELLQPIQGLPRARYIKFIALGILNIVSLFPGIYVVLHYDYIGYYWYSLGAILINRFQCLLLLLNAELLGYHVELLGLRLLAVLNCRQMSLHSVLDVKCEQMCSLEYLLSLKRAYMELYRLFGQFNGLYGWSIVSIFVVMFLDSMINIYWTLLILAKIYSFVFNYMTSSTYIPLLILLFTFCRCGEYCKRQHIMMGSYVRGLACTSQRQPELPELTSQAYNAVLAEFVLQVEQDVLSISAEGFMNIDYSLLMSIFTAMVTYLIVLMQFSSL, from the exons ATGCTTGACGCTCTACACTGTTACCTCAAATACTTTGCTGTGCTGGGTCTGGTGCCATGGTCAGAGAAACGTCCACAGCAGCGATTGCAGAAGATTTATACCACAGCTATAATGTCAATTAACATCGGGATTGCCTTCTATAAGGTGGTGTATTCGCCAATAAAAGGAGACCTACCAGTATCAATGCTTGTCAGTTCCATCGTCTACATTTCTCAAATCCTCACCATGTCAG ttATCGAATTGCAAGTGATGTGTCAGTATGAAAGATACTACGAGTTCTGCCTGCAATTAAAGACCTTGAACAGACTTTTTCAAAGCGAACTACTGCAACCGATTCAGGGATTGCCCAGGGCTCgatatataaagtttattgcCCTGGGAATTCTGAATATTGTTTCACTTTTTCCTGGGATTTATGTAGTACTACATTATGATTATATTGGCTACTATTGGTACTCCCTTGGCGCTATCTTGATCAATCGTTTTCAGTGCCTTCTCCTGCTGCTCAACGCGGAACTTTTGGGTTACCATGTGGAACTTTTGGGATTGCGTCTACTAGCCGTGCTCAATTGTCGTCAGATGAGCCTGCATTCTGTGCTGGATGTGAAATGTGAACAGATGTGCTCCCTGGAGTATTTGCTAAGCCTTAAGCGCGCCTATATGGAGTTGTATCGACTATTTGGACAGTTTAACGGATTGTATGGCTGGTCTATTGTCAGTATTTTTGTAGTCATGTTTTTGGACAGCATGATCAATATTTATTGGACATTGCTCATTCTGGCTAAGATCTATAGTTTTGTATTCAACTACATGACCTCTTCTACTTATATACCGCTACTTATTCTACTCTTTACATTTTGCCGCTGTGGCGAATATTGCAAGAGACAG CATATCATGATGGGCAGCTATGTCCGTGGCTTAGCCTGCACTTCCCAGCGTCAACCTGAACTACCTGAACTAACTTCACAGGCGTATAATGCAGTTCTGGCCGAGTTTGTCTTGCAGGTGGAACAGGATGTTTTGAGCATCAGCGCCGAGGGATTCATGAATATTGATTACAGTTTGTTAATGTCG ATATTTACAGCTATGGTCACCTATCTGATTGTGCTAATGCAATTTAGCTCGTTATAG
- the LOC117782358 gene encoding CD63 antigen gives MASGGLTCVKYLTFFCNLLFALSGLLILMVGAMVQLNYAHYSNFVSDHIWTAPIILMVVGAAVAFICFLGCCGALKENSCMILSFAILAVVIFLLEIGLGIAGYVKHSGLQQLMENQFNTTMKHYNDREDYRDAWTLLQTELDCCGTYGPNDWDGIFPNKTLSPACCKLINLSEAQECTTLHAINQGCLHKLLGILDSKTLVLAGVVLAVAGIQLLTILFACCLYRSFRRSYDHV, from the exons ATGGCATCCGGAGGCTTGACATGTGTCAAATACCTAACATTTTTCTGCAATCTTCTATTTGCA CTCTCTGGTCTACTCATCTTGATGGTGGGCGCCATGGTGCAACTGAATTATGCGCATTATTCGAATTTTGTCAGTGATCACATTTGGACAGCTCCCATTATACTTATGGTCGTGGGCGCTGCCGTGGCATTCATTTGCTTCCTGGGCTGCTGTGGAGCTTTAAAGGAGAATAGCTGCATGATTCTCAGTTTTGCCATACTGGCTGTAGTTATATTCCTTCTGGAGATTGGGCTTGGAATTGCGGGCTATGTGAAACATTCGGGATTGCAGCAGTTAATGgaaaatcaattcaatacCACAATGAAGCATTACAACGATCGTGAAGATTATCGTGATGCCTGGACTCTGCTACAAACCGAATTAGATTGCTGTGGTACCTACGGCCCCAACGATTGGGATGGCATCTTTCCAAACAAGACTTTATCGCCAGCCTGCTGTAAACTAATCAATCTGAGCGAGGCTCAGGAGTGTACCACATTGCATGCCATTAATCAGGGCTGTCTACACAAACTGTTGGGCATACTTGACTCCAAGACTTTAGTATTGGCCGGTGTCGTACTTGCTGTGGCGGGTATACAG CTGCTCACCATACTATTTGCTTGCTGCTTGTATCGTTCGTTTCGCCGCAGCTACGATCACGTTTAG
- the LOC117782355 gene encoding cytosolic 10-formyltetrahydrofolate dehydrogenase-like, which yields MALDLKIAIIGQSNFAADVLELVLERSNIKVVGVFTILDKGSREDILATTAANHNIPVFKFSGWRRKGIAIPEVIEQYKSVGATLNVLPYCSQFIPMEVIDGAPLGSICYHPSILPRHRGASAISWTLIEGDEIAGFSIFWADDGLDTGPLLLTRQTNLEPTDTLDTIYKRFLYPEGVKAMGLAVDMVANGTAPKIIQTSEGATYDAAMFKADNQLLNLQQPAERIWNFVRGLDSVPGAIATVFLPDGQEEQVRFFGAHLYSAGPVKDGHPLKLKGLSKPAWVHEGGLLIEGTDGAFVNIKRIKRGSKMINASDWFKQADQKPITDLTEDELAKKTQLVSIWQAILKEPIEDSTDFFAAGAGSMDVVRLVEEVKDAFDVPLENEHVFMAPVFEEFFDLLVRTLRQGTGDSGSLKLDYEGFLLEANKRKINVPTQLFINGAFVNAEKKNTLDIVNPTDEQVLCQVACASAGDVDKAVQAAHKAFYGSWKQVSARQRGQLMLKLADLMEKHKEDLATIESVDSGAVYTLALKTHIGMSIDAWRYFAGWCDKIQGNTIPVSPARPNNVLTFTRKEPIGVCGLVTPWNYPLMMLSWKMAACIAAGNTCLIKPAQTCPLTALKFAELTVLAGFPPGVINVLPGKGSEAGQAIADHHLVRKLGFTGSTPIGKHIMKSCAGSNIKKVSLELGGKSPLIIFADCDLDKAVKHGMSSVFFNKGENCIAAGRLFVEDRIHDEFVRRVLKDLRTMTIGDPLNRSTAHGPQNHKAHFDKLLEFCQRGVDDGATLVYGGCRVPNMKGYFFMPTVFTDVEDDMFIAREESFGPIMIISKFNGSDVDSVMVRANRTEYGLASGVFTKDISKALSFADRIEAGTVFVNVYNKTDVAAPFGGFKQSGYGKDLGQEALNEYLKTKCVTIEY from the exons ATGGCT CTCGATCTAAAAATTGCGATTATTGGCCAGAGCAATTTTGCGGCCGATGTACTGGAACTTGTTTTGGAACGGTCAAATATTAAAGTCGTTGGGGTCTTCACCATTCTCGATAAGGGAAGTCGCGAGGATATTTTGGCAACGACAGCAGCGAATCATAATATACCCGTCTTCAAATTCTCTGGCTGGCGTCGAAAGGGAATCGCGATTCCCGAGGTTATCGAACAGTACAAATCAGTTGGAGCCACACTCAATGTTCTGCCGTACTGCTCACAGTTTATACCCATGGAAGTGATTGATGGTGCTCCCTTAGGAAGTATTTGCTATCATCCATCTATTTTGCCTAGACACCGTGGTGCCAGTGCAATTTCCTGGACTCTTATCGag GGTGATGAAATCGCGGGCTTTAGCATCTTCTGGGCTGATGATGGACTCGATACTGGACCACTACTCCTAACTCGACAGACCAATCTAGAACCCACTGACACTTTGGACACCATCTATAAGAGATTCTTATACCCAGAGGGTGTTAAGGCCATGGGACTTGCTGTTGATATGGTAGCGAATGGAACAGCTCCAAAGATCATCCAAACGAGTGAAGGTGCCACCTATGATGCAGCCATGTTCAAGGCGGATAATCAATTGCTGAATCTTCAGCAACCGGCGGAACGTATTTGGAACTTTGTAAGAGGCCTGGACTCTGTGCCTGGAGCCATTGCCACAGTCTTTTTACCAGATGGGCAAGAGGAACAGGTGCGATTTTTCGGTGCTCATCTGTACTCTGCTGGACCCGTTAAGGATGGACATCCTCTCAAGCTGAAGGGTCTGTCTAAGCCCGCATGGGTGCATGAGGGAGGACTCCTGATCGAAGGCACAGACGGAGCCTTTGTCAATATCAAGCGGATCAAGCGAGGCTCTAAGATGATCAATGCCTCCGATTGGTTCAAGCAGGCGGATCAGAAGCCCATTACAGATTTAACAGAAGATGAACTGGCCAAGAAGACTCAGCTAGTTTCCATTTGGCAGGCCATCCTTAAAGAACCAATCGAAGACTCCACAGATTTCTTTGCTGCAGGCGCGGGATCAATGGATGTTGTTCGTTTGGTTGAGGAAGTCAAGGATGCATTCGATGTTCCTCTGGAAAATGAGCACGTCTTCATGGCCCCAGTCTTCGAGGAGTTCTTCGACCTTCTCGTCAGAACTTTGCGTCAGGGAACTGGCGACTCTGGATCACTGAAGTTGGACTACGAAGGATTCCTCCTCGAAGCCAACAAGCGAAAGATAAACGTTCCGACTCAACTCTTCATAAATGGAGCCTTTGTTAATGCCGAGAAGAAGAACACCCTGGACATAGTTAATCCCACGGATGAGCAGGTTCTCTGTCAGGTTGCATGTGCCAGCGCTGGAGATGTGGACAAGGCTGTGCAGGCAGCCCACAAGGCTTTCTACGGCTCCTGGAAACAGGTTTCTGCCAGACAACGTGGACAGCTGATGCTGAAGCTTGCTGATCTCATGGAGAAGCACAAGGAGGACTTGGCCACAATCGAGTCTGTGGATTCGGGAGCTGTTTACACCTTGGCACTGAAGACCCATATCGGAATGTCCATCGATGCCTGGCGCTACTTTGCGGGTTGGTGCGATAAGATCCAGGGAAACACCATCCCAGTAAGTCCTGCTAGACCCAACAATGTGCTGACCTTCACAAGGAAGGAGCCCATTGGAGTGTGTGGCCTGGTGACTCCTTGGAACTATCCTTTGATGATGCTCTCCTGGAAGATGGCTGCCTGCATCGCTGCAGGCAACACTTGCCTCATAAAACCGGCTCAAACATGCCCCTTGACGGCCTTGAAGTTCGCTGAGTTGACAGTTTTGGCAGGATTCCCTCCAGGAGTCATAAATGTGCTCCCAGGAAAGGGATCCGAAGCTGGCCAGGCAATAGCTGATCATCACTTGGTACGAAAACTTGGCTTCACTGGCTCCACACCCATCGGTAAGCACATCATGAAATCCTGCGCTGGATCGAACATCAAGAAAGTATCTCTGGAGTTGGGAGGAAAGAGTCCATTGATAATTTTTGCGGACTGTGATCTCGACAAGGCTGTCAAACAT GGAATGTCGTCGGTCTTCTTCAACAAGGGTGAAAACTGTATAGCAGCTGGTCGTCTCTTCGTTGAGGATCGCATTCACGATGAGTTTGTACGTCGGGTTCTCAAGGATCTCCGCACTATGACAATTGGTGATCCACTTAACCGATCCACAGCTCATGGACCGCAGAATCATAAGGCGCACTTTGATAAGCTGTTGGAGTTCTGTCAACGGGGTGTGGATGACGGTGCCACCCTAGTCTATGGGGGTTGTCGTGTACCTAATATGAAGGGTTACTTCTTTATGCCCACGGTGTTTACCGATGTCGAGGATGATATGTTCATTGCACGGGAAGAATCGTTCGGACCCATCATGATAATCTCAAAATTCAATGGCAGCGATGTAGATTCTGTTATGGTTCGTGCCAATCGAACGGAGTACGGACTTGCCAGTGGGGTCTTCACTAAGGACATTAGCAAGGCCTTGAGCTTCGCCGATCGCATTGAAGCTGGCACGGTATTTGTTAATGTGTACAATAAAACAGATGTCGCCGCACCATTTGGTGGATTCAAACAGAGTGGCTATGGCAAAGATTTGGGCCAGGAGGCACTCAACGAATATCTGAAGACCAAGTGTGTAACCATTGAATATTAA
- the LOC117779837 gene encoding protein dimmed: MDATQLTELIGSHDFMQLQQQLQHNNNNYNTDGHNGLSPESAERSSRPVRRATRRTSQLSNNTYDLEMTDSSSQSDDTSAGGGSSNGGGSSTNNNCNPQGNNVHGSQRPSSRGRQQSGSSSLTPNSANSNSNSNANRRRKGALNAKERNLRRLESNERERMRMHSLNDAFQSLREVIPHVEMERRLSKIETLTLAKNYIINLTHIILSKRNEEAAAMELNGGAVGGVLLSGLTSDSNGGVTNNGGGATANGICFEDALANSGAYDCALLAATDGSLLSAATVSATPAIPAMQSLQQQPMHMHPQAQVDQQTQQQHLTHHHQLLHAHAHLGANMLLPQQQQQPQQQQQSQQPTLILNGGSTVTVGGVAVNVGVGVGVGVGVGVGVGVNVGGTGGGVFSDVNDNFDEPFRELF, translated from the exons ATGGATGCTACGCAACTCACTGAACTGATTGGCAGTCACGACTTTATGCAGCtccagcagcaactgcagcacaacaacaacaactacaatacgGACGGGCACAATGGATTATCACCGGAATCGGCGGAGAGAAGCTCACGACCCGTGCGACGTGCCACGCGACGCACCTCACAG CTAAGCAATAACACCTACGATCTGGAGATGACGGACTCCAGTTCGCAGAGTGACGACACCAGCGCCGGTGGCGGGAGCAGCAACGGTGGCGGCAGcagcacaaacaacaattgcaatccACAGGGCAACAATGTCCATGGCAGTCAGCGACCCTCGAGCCGGGGCAGGCAACAAAGTGGCAGCTCCAGCTTGACACCCAACAGcgccaactccaactccaactccaatgCGAATCGGCGACGCAAGGGAGCATTGAATGCCAAGGAGCGAAACCTGCGACGCTTGGAGTCCAATGAGAGGGAACGCATGCGGATGCACAGTCTCAATGATGCGTTCCAATCGCTGCGTGAGGTCATTCCGCACGTGGAGATGGAGCGACGTCTATCGAAGATTGAGACACTGACGCTGGCCAAGAATTACATCATCAATCTGACCCACATTATACTCTCGAAGCGCAACGAAGAGGCAGCCGCCATGGAGCTCAACGGTGGTGCAGTCGGTGGCGTCTTGCTCTCGGGCCTCACCAGCGATAGCAATGGTGGCGTAACCAATAATGGTGGTGGTGCCACCGCCAATGGAATCTGTTTTGAGGATGCTTTGGCCAATAGTGGTGCCTATGATTGCGCCTTGTTGGCTGCCACCGATGGCAGTCTGTTGAGTGCTGCCACAGTGTCTGCCACGCCTGCAATTCCTGCAATGCAGagcttgcaacaacaaccgatGCACATGCATCCACAGGCGCAGGTGGATCAGCaaacgcagcaacaacatctgacacatcatcatc aactgttgcATGCTCATGCTCATCTGGGCGCCAACATGTTGCtgccgcaacagcaacagcagccacagcagcagcaacagtcgcaGCAACCAACACTTATACTCAACGGTGGTTCCACAGTTACTGTCGGTGGTGTGGCCGTTaatgtgggtgtgggtgtgggagTAGGGGTGGGGGTAGGCGTGGGTGTTGGTGTTAATGTTGGTGGCACAGGCGGCGGTGTTTTCTCAGATGTCAATGATAATTTCGATGAGCCCTTTCGAGAGTTATTCTAA
- the LOC117779831 gene encoding dynein assembly factor 1, axonemal homolog — protein MSQTVETSVPRKEVTGLKRMTEKGLRDLCKKDKLYQTPRLNDVLYLHYQGYQYIECLEEYTELKCLWLECNAISEIEGLDKQAKLKCLFLQNNLIKRIDNLASCPELDTLNLSSNHIRKIENISSDILPVLNTLNISSNYLKDSESLAHLVQCKTLAVVDLSNNRIDDILVVKIFEQMPCLKVLVLQGNPVVSRLPQYRKTLILACKELTYLDSRPVFPRDRACAEAWKKDGYEGERKENSRWNRADRKKMRDSVNYTIKLRNRHRPADQQDALISSTDSETEQDADKRAENSRLKADIEYGCVDDIWSEVEGDKKDDDSSASAASGDEQESTRRPLDGRPKKLYESQLPEAENNVEQLNKEQQEQQRGRRVLIEEIKLESLDIEKEKNEMQDEKIEKVKQTEEKEDIEKIELQNKERKNIELEFDEIKRNDVEKEIKQVELKDEERKSEETEYQQIKETVLKDQEIKTEESKEEALLKVEDDQNETHLKDLPDFIPEPDSEEDLGSVTDLEQSSQALAAAIKSNPVDPTPEEIKQQFVDDMYKHYTSEIFVKQPESIDNMLEGETLNYELDPKVCCVEPRKTKDDEEDDKENHVAPKTKQQLDYEAECAGANEKVAFDLEELSNNLDEDLEELIQSVKQLHEEHEGLKSEERFRLDEDEEQEEKEMKEKCVQLTTMVRSLRIVEEFSVRRERISQDQKKQQGKELTNAIEETKTETVKELVASKQEISDGNDDDDDMDIAFAKILDESTDDVPKRVFGAGHDTPSYKWQREECMRQLTLTAVRTELQDEDEYQVKPLTNRTSAEEAQEICDQMSKKLAADEENLRELLQQIEDEVEVLYDIQSTAEEDDLTKVPEPDLVEVCTSLIDELIDELQYQEIINGQDIKCFDFGLIESDEEYSYSADPKVDSIVPIDLQDPASGKSLRECLDAFDNFLSSVKERKRKDKRDIITTSSSEKVDAAKKLLKKRMLPDCSAEELDAQLAKMEEKTKRRVAELTTRCFAKRENLEDSLEVVDNRLVIVKKDTGEMKDLPPPPELISDTDSESESDSSDDDDAYNTADDELHPISEDMELLTARSTDSRRLWAKPCQPERKELQQNNDLALEDINENDNVADQSLDQFYSLEARSAFNSLDTEFLEKLDLKKIIDNDGEITVEGMQDFMEMQANEKMDSPPNEQCFELLEEDVMLKNLIDRKRAQEERERQLKELTDSQDFNPIKQKLKSTEEQLLTIAKVDEDNVKELQDVEPQVHMVSNLRELSAKVLRKVDKNPADSGELKWEQEKPEYQLREMPNPDEMGSIKLTLGSCKLYERKSQLTTIPGDDDDPEVKPKTEEINIDNKYEEKPVEQSAEDKSSVESTTIQILSSSIDDDIVSDTSTDYESGEDIPVVEPPKLPDGALNELFSNQFEDGLKLERESEEALRKELFSLPLRQWASQEQDLNVSQTSEVSEILDMELSDTTIQNSPCTDMETNDMTNSSDLKSTKSIEDEGLSSSDTETEGAIGELQRNAKLQWAKISQTLNDFINADEMKLLEAQEFNENNDNVADDDELIEDLATLHEVDEDIFKECETEFKDFHLESECKLGNVHINPTINDTSVKKTIVENDKKEQNKLNSTESEEAEEQIPGDQSKQPSNAKPTIRLEYFEAIDPDKDGADFDESAELKTDQIQCNLEILNDDGDAVVKEVNVNAQVTYEFQ, from the exons ATGTCGCAAACTGTTGAAACATCAGTGCCACGCAAGGAGGTAACCGGTCTGAAACGTATGACAGAAAAAGGATTGCGCGATTTGTGTAAGAAGGATAAGCTTTATCAGACACCACGTCTTAATGATGTACTCTATTTGCATTATCAGG GCTATCAATATATTGAATGCTTGGAGGAGTATACAGAGCTCAAGTGTCTCTGGCTTGAGTGCAATGCTATATCCGAGATTGAGGGCCTTGACAAGCAGGCCAAACTTAAATGCCTCTTTTTACAGAATAATCTTATCAAACGCATCGATAACCTAGCATCTTGTCCGGAGCTGGATACTCTTAATCTAAGCTCCAATCACATACGCAAGATTGAGAATATTAGCTCGGATATCTTGCCGGTGTTGAATACACTTAACATATCATCGAATTATTTAAAGGATAGTGAAAGTCTGGCCCACTTGGTGCAGTGTAAGACTCTGGCTGTTGTCGATCTCTCAAACAATCGCATTGATGATATTTTAGTTGTCAAGATATTTGAACAAATGCCTTGTCTTAAGGTCTTGGTGCTACAGGGAAATCCGGTGGTTTCCCGTTTGCCACAGTATCGAAAGACTTTGATTTTAGCTTGT AAAGAGCTAACTTATTTGGATAGTCGTCCCGTTTTTCCACGTGATCGCGCTTGTGCAGAGGCTTG GAAAAAAGATGGTTATGAGGGCGAACGCAAGGAAAACTCACGTTGGAATCGCGCTGATCGCAAGAAAATGCGTGACAGCGTTAACT aCACCATCAAGCTGCGTAATCGTCATCGACCTGCTGATCAGCAGGATGCCTTGATTAGTTCCACAGATTCGGAAACAGAACAGGATGCAGATAAGCGTGCTGAGAATAGTCGCTTGAAAGCTGACATTGAATATGGGTGCGTCGATGATATTTGGAGTGAGGTTGAAGGGGATAAAAAGGATGATGATAGCTCTGCAAGTGCCGCTTCTGGTGACGAACAGGAGAGTACGCGCCGTCCCTTGGACGGACGTCCAAAAAAACTTTACGAATCTCAGCTACCTGAGGCGGAAAATAATGTGGAACAGCTTAACAAAGagcagcaggaacaacaaAGAGGCAGACGAGTACTTATAGAGGAAATAAAGTTAGAGAGTCTTGATATTGAAAAGGAGAAAAACGAGATGCAGGATGAAAAAATCGAGAAAGTTAAGCAGACTGAAGAGAAAGAAGATATTGAGAAAATTGAGCTGCAAAATaaggaaagaaaaaacatAGAACTAGAGTTCGATGAAATTAAACGTAATGACGTggagaaagaaataaaacaagttgAATTAAAGGATGAGGAAAGAAAATCCGAAGAAACAGAATACcagcaaataaaagaaaccGTGCTCAAGGATCAGGAGATAAAAACTGAAGAATCTAAGGAGGAGGCTCTCTTAAAAGTCGAAGATGACCAAAATGAGACGCATCTAAAGGACTTACCAGATTTTATTCCAGAACCAGATAGTGAAGAGGACCTGGGATCTGTTACGGATCTAGAGCAATCGTCTCAAGCATTAGCTGCTGCAATTAAAAGCAATCCCGTAGATCCAACGCCTGAGGAGATCAAGCAACAATTTGTAGATGACATGTATAAACACTATACTtctgaaatatttgtaaaacaaCCTGAATCAATTGACAACATGCTGGAAGGAGAAACATTAAATTACGAACTGGATCCTAAGGTCTGCTGTGTGGAACCTCGCAAGACTAAAGATGACGAAGAGGATGATAAGGAAAATCATGTAGCtcccaaaacaaaacagcaatTGGATTATGAGGCGGAATGCGCCGGGGCAAATGAGAAGGTGGCTTTCGACTTGGAAGAGTTGAGCAACAATCTGGATGAGGATCTTGAAGAGCTAATTCAGTCTGTAAAGCAGCTCCATGAAGAACATGAAGGCTTAAAGTCTGAAGAGAGATTCCGTctggatgaggatgaggagcaGGAGGAAAAGGAAATGAAGGAAAAGTGTGTTCAGTTGACAACCATGGTGCGTTCTCTACGCATAGTAGAGGAGTTTTCAGTGCGCCGAGAACGTATATCTCAGGATCAAAAAAAGCAGCAGGGCAAAGAATtaacaaatgcaattgaagAAACTAAGACTGAAACAGTAAAGGAACTTGTGGCATCCAAACAGGAAATTAGTGATgggaatgatgatgatgatgatatggATATTGCGTTTGCCAAAATATTGGATGAGTCCACTGATGATGTGCCCAAGCGTGTGTTTGGAGCTGGACATGACACACCCAGTTATAAATGGCAACGCGAGGAATGCATGCGCCAATTGACATTAACTGCGGTGCGCACCGAGCTCCAAGATGAGGATGAGTATCAGGTGAAACCACTTACTAATCGCACCAGTGCCGAAGAAGCTCAAGAAATTTGCGATcaaatgagcaaaaaattGGCTGCAGATGAAGAAAATCTTCGTGAACTTCTTCAACAGATTGAGGATGAGGTTGAAGTTCTCTATGATATCCAAAGCACTGCAGAAGAAGACGATCTTACTAAGGTACCAGAGCCAGATCTTGTTGAAGTCTGCACTTCACTGATCGATGAGTTAATTGACGAACTGCAATATCAGGAAATAATCAATGGGCAGgatattaaatgttttgattttggaCTCATTGAATCGGATGAAGAGTATAGCTATTCGGCAGATCCAAAGGTTGATTCGATTGTTCCGATTGACTTGCAGGATCCTGCTTCTGGAAAATCTCTACGTGAATGTCTGGATGCCTTCGACAATTTTCTTTCCTCAGTCAAAGAACGTAAGCGCAAGGATAAACGTGATATAATAACGACGAGCAGTTCAGAAAAAGTAGACGCTGCCAAGAAGCTCTTGAAGAAGAGAATGTTACCCGATTGTTCAGCCGAAGAATTGGACGCTCAGCTTGCGAAGATGGAAGAGAAAACAAAGCGTCGCGTTGCAGAATTGACAACACGTTGTTTCGCCAAGCGTGAAAACTTGGAGGACTCCCTGGAAGTTGTGGACAATCGTCTAGTGATCGTTAAAAAGGATACCGGAGAGATGAAAGATCTACCACCTCCTCCAGAGCTCATCAGTGACACTGACAGTGAGTCTGAGAGTGATTCttcagatgatgatgatgcctaTAATACAGCGGATGATGAACTTCATCCTATCTCCGAGGATATGGAACTACTCACAGCTCGATCCACCGACTCTCGTCGATTGTGGGCAAAACCGTGCCAGCCTGAGCGAAAGGaactacaacaaaataatgatcTTGCTTTAGAAGACatcaatgaaaatgataatgtaGCTGACCAATCATTGGATCAATTTTATTCGCTTGAGGCCAGGTCTGCTTTTAACTCACTGGACACCGAGTTCTTAGAGAAACTCGATCTGAAAAAGATAATCGACAATGATGGCGAAATAACAGTCGAGGGAATGCAGGACTTCATGGAAATGCAGGCCAATGAAAAGATGGATTCTCCGCCAAACGAACAGTGCTTTGAGCTTTTGGAAGAAGAcgtaatgttaaaaaatttaatagatcGTAAAAGGGCACAGGAAGAACGTGAACGTCAATTGAAAGAGTTGACCGATTCTCAGGATTTTAAtccaataaaacaaaaacttaaatcaaCTGAGGAACAATTATTAACAATAGCTAAAGTGGATGAGGATAATGTGAAAGAACTTCAAGACGTTGAGCCTCAGGTGCACATGGTTTCCAATCTCCGAGAGTTGAGTGCTAAAGTTCTTCGAAAAGTGGATAAGAATCCTGCAGATTCGGGGGAACTTAAATGGGAGCAGGAAAAGCCGGAATACCAGTTGCGAGAGATGCCAAATCCCGATGAAATGGGTTCAATCAAACTGACCCTCGGATCTTGTAAATTATACGAGCGCAAGAGTCAACTGACAACTATTCCAGGCGACGATGACGATCCAGAAGTTAAACCGAAGACTGAGGAAATCAATATTGATAATAAGTATGAGGAAAAACCAGTTGAGCAATCTGCGGAAGATAAGTCAAGTGTTGAGTCGACTACTATACAAATACTTAGTTCCAGCATAGACGATGATATTGTATCCGATACTTCCACTGACTACGAATCGGGCGAAGATATACCAGTCGTTGAGCCTCCAAAGTTGCCTGATGGCGCACTCAACGAATTATTCAGCAATCAATTTGAAGATGGATTAAAACTTGAACGGGAATCCGAAGAAGCTTTGCGTAAAGAACTTTTTAGTCTGCCCCTAAGGCAATGGGCATCGCAAGAGCAAGATCTCAACGTATCTCAGACCTCAGAAGTATCTGAAATCCTAGATATGGAATTATCAGACACAACAATTCAAAATTCCCCGTGCACGGATATGGAAACAAATGATATGACTAATAGCTCGGATTTGAAGTCTACAAAATCAATTGAAGATGAAGGTTTGTCCAGTTCAGATACCGAAACAGAAGGTGCAATTGGAGAACTTCAACGTAATGCTAAGCTACAGTGGGCTAAAATATCACAGACACtaaatgattttataaatgccgatgaaatgaaattgttagAAGCACaggaatttaatgaaaataatgacAATGTCGCGGATGATGATGAGCTTATTGAAGATTTAGCCACTCTACATGAAGTTGatgaagatatttttaaagaatgtGAAACAGAATTTAAGGATTTTCACTTGGAAAGCGAATGCAAACTGGGCAACGTCCACATCAATCCTACAATCAATGATACTTCTGTTAAGAAAACTATAGTTGAAAATGACAAGAAAGAACAGAATAAACTCAATTCTACAGAGAGTGAAGAAGCTGAGGAACAGATCCCTGGGGATCAATCGAAGCAACCTTCAAATGCGAAACCCACTATAAGACTGGAATACTTTGAGGCCATCGATCCCGATAAAGATGGCGCTGATTTTGACGAGTCTGCTGAGTTAAAGACAGATCAGATACAGTGTAATCTGGAAATACTTAATGATGATGGAGACGCTGTGGTAAAAGAGGTCAATGTCAATGCACAAGTTACCTACGAATTTCaatag